In the genome of Nocardia sp. NBC_00416, one region contains:
- a CDS encoding branched-chain amino acid ABC transporter permease has translation MSTVTMRKPAGHGLGDEIRAWWAGLSRPAQWAVGVPAIAVLALLPLFPPPLLDTPGTSFGGVMAQFAMYALIAIGLNVVVGQAGLLDLGYVGFYAVGAYTVGLLTSPNSPWNQTDGGLLDPEWAWLACVPLAILVTAVSGLILGSPTLRLRGDYLAIVTLGFGEIVRLLADNLGELTNGSLGLSGIAYPRFGESETHPNGVFSAGNVGAPDSSNLFDRANSGTWWYWVGMFAVIVVLLLVGNLERSRVGRAWVAIREDEDAAEIMGVPTFKFKLWAFMIGAGIGGLSGALFAGQVQFINPTGFNIINSMLFLCAVVIGGQGNKLGVIVGAFLVVYLPNRLMSVEITDDESTGYLLLAIAVVLVAVLLIGWRVRARALTGPLRWVYLAVTVLAAVYAVLLLSSVLMFYDGGARSLGDLKYLYFGIALVVMMILRPQGLFPVRQKLLAYGRQIARAVRRPGKGAAAEVTS, from the coding sequence ATGAGCACAGTGACCATGCGGAAGCCCGCGGGCCACGGCTTGGGTGATGAGATCCGCGCCTGGTGGGCGGGGCTGAGCCGGCCCGCGCAATGGGCGGTCGGGGTGCCCGCTATTGCGGTGCTGGCCCTGCTGCCGCTGTTCCCGCCGCCGCTGCTGGACACCCCGGGCACCAGTTTCGGCGGCGTGATGGCGCAGTTCGCCATGTACGCCTTGATCGCCATCGGTCTCAATGTCGTGGTCGGTCAAGCCGGTCTGCTGGACCTCGGCTACGTGGGCTTCTATGCCGTCGGCGCCTACACCGTCGGTTTGCTGACGAGCCCGAACAGTCCGTGGAACCAGACCGACGGTGGCCTGCTGGACCCGGAGTGGGCGTGGTTGGCGTGTGTACCGCTGGCGATTCTGGTGACCGCCGTCTCGGGGTTGATCCTCGGTTCGCCGACCCTGCGACTGCGCGGCGACTATCTGGCCATCGTGACCCTCGGCTTCGGTGAGATCGTGCGCCTGCTCGCCGACAACCTGGGTGAACTCACCAACGGCAGTCTCGGACTGTCCGGCATCGCCTATCCTCGCTTCGGCGAATCCGAGACCCATCCCAACGGTGTCTTCTCCGCCGGCAATGTCGGTGCCCCGGACAGTTCGAATCTGTTCGACCGCGCCAATTCCGGTACCTGGTGGTATTGGGTGGGCATGTTCGCCGTGATCGTGGTGTTGCTGCTGGTCGGCAATCTGGAGCGCAGCCGGGTCGGCCGGGCGTGGGTGGCGATCCGCGAGGACGAGGACGCCGCCGAGATCATGGGGGTGCCCACGTTCAAGTTCAAACTGTGGGCGTTCATGATCGGCGCCGGTATCGGCGGGCTGTCCGGCGCCCTGTTCGCGGGCCAGGTGCAGTTCATCAACCCGACCGGGTTCAACATCATCAACTCGATGCTGTTCCTGTGCGCGGTGGTGATCGGCGGCCAGGGCAACAAACTCGGGGTGATCGTCGGGGCCTTCCTCGTGGTGTACCTGCCGAACCGGCTGATGTCGGTGGAGATCACCGACGACGAGTCCACCGGCTACCTCTTGCTCGCGATCGCGGTCGTGCTGGTCGCGGTGCTGCTGATCGGATGGCGGGTCCGGGCCCGTGCGCTGACGGGACCGCTGCGCTGGGTGTATCTGGCGGTGACCGTCCTGGCGGCGGTGTACGCCGTACTGCTGCTGAGCAGTGTGCTCATGTTCTACGACGGCGGTGCGCGCAGCCTCGGCGACCTGAAGTATCTCTATTTCGGCATCGCACTGGTGGTGATGATGATCCTGCGACCCCAGGGCCTGTTCCCGGTCCGGCAGAAACTGCTCGCCTACGGCCGGCAGATCGCCCGGGCCGTCCGCCGCCCGGGCAAGGGCGCCGCCGCGGAGGTGACGTCGTGA
- a CDS encoding ABC transporter ATP-binding protein yields MTGPNAGDALFDNEDLAAGYAAERKAESAGEVDVTAVDPALADAATVAEVVAAHREIRTEVGEPLLRTENLTVKFGGLTALDAVSFEIRRGEILGLIGPNGAGKTTCFNAITGVYRPAAGTVYFDGRPLTKTKRNAITRLGIARTFQNVRLFGEMTALENVVVGTDARHRTSVPGALLRTRRHRWEERDAIERGMALLEFVGIAPRAVEKARNLSYGDQRRLEIARALATEPKLLCLDEPAAGFNPSEKSALMDLIRKIRDDGFTVLLIEHDMRLVMGVTDRIVVLEFGRKIADGLPAQIRTDPAVIAAYLGVPDDELTSADVSASTAALRAEQDTARDAGDGSEDR; encoded by the coding sequence GTGACCGGACCGAACGCGGGCGACGCCCTGTTCGACAACGAGGATCTGGCTGCCGGATACGCGGCCGAGCGTAAGGCCGAGTCGGCGGGCGAAGTGGATGTGACCGCCGTCGACCCGGCGCTGGCCGACGCGGCGACGGTCGCCGAGGTGGTCGCCGCGCACCGGGAGATCCGCACCGAGGTCGGGGAGCCGCTGCTGCGCACCGAGAACCTCACCGTGAAGTTCGGCGGGCTCACCGCCCTGGACGCGGTGAGCTTCGAGATCAGGCGCGGGGAGATCCTCGGTCTCATCGGACCCAACGGCGCGGGCAAGACGACCTGTTTCAACGCGATCACCGGCGTGTACCGGCCCGCGGCAGGCACGGTGTACTTCGACGGCAGACCGCTCACCAAGACCAAACGGAACGCGATCACCCGGCTGGGTATCGCCCGGACCTTTCAGAACGTCCGGTTGTTCGGTGAGATGACCGCACTGGAGAACGTGGTGGTGGGCACCGACGCGCGGCACCGGACGTCCGTGCCGGGCGCGTTGCTGCGGACACGCCGGCATCGCTGGGAGGAGCGTGACGCCATCGAAAGGGGGATGGCGCTACTGGAATTCGTCGGTATCGCGCCGCGCGCGGTGGAGAAGGCGCGCAACCTCTCCTACGGCGATCAGCGCCGTCTGGAGATCGCCCGCGCGCTCGCGACCGAACCGAAGCTGCTGTGCCTCGACGAGCCGGCCGCCGGGTTCAATCCGAGCGAGAAGTCCGCGCTGATGGACCTGATCCGCAAGATCCGTGACGACGGGTTCACCGTCCTGCTGATCGAGCACGATATGCGGCTGGTGATGGGGGTGACCGATCGGATCGTCGTGCTGGAGTTCGGTCGCAAGATCGCCGACGGCCTGCCCGCGCAGATCCGCACCGATCCCGCCGTGATCGCCGCCTATCTGGGGGTGCCCGACGACGAGCTGACCTCCGCGGACGTTTCGGCGTCCACCGCGGCGCTGCGTGCGGAACAGGACACGGCGCGCGACGCCGGCGACGGATCGGAGGACCGGTGA
- a CDS encoding ABC transporter ATP-binding protein has product MTGSRNQVGTAGAEPLLEVTDMVVGYGRIEALHGVSIRVAQGELVTLLGANGAGKTTTMRALSGLLPLTRGRILFDGRDISRLPAHQRVIAGLVQAPEGRGVFPGMTVEENLEMGCYARPFKKKTEHAAALDRVFELFPRLRERRKQVGGTLSGGEQQMLAIGRALMARPRLLLLDEPSMGLAPMVIQQIFRIIAEINAGGTTVLLVEQNARQALARSDRAYILETGAVVKTGPGRELLDDPAVQAAYLGVG; this is encoded by the coding sequence ATGACCGGATCGCGGAACCAGGTCGGCACGGCGGGCGCCGAGCCCTTGCTGGAGGTGACCGATATGGTCGTGGGATACGGCAGAATCGAGGCGCTGCACGGTGTTTCGATCCGGGTGGCGCAGGGGGAGCTGGTGACTCTGCTGGGCGCGAACGGGGCCGGTAAAACCACCACCATGCGCGCCCTGTCGGGACTGTTGCCGCTGACTCGCGGGCGCATCCTGTTCGACGGCAGGGATATCAGCCGGTTGCCGGCGCACCAGCGGGTGATCGCCGGCCTGGTACAGGCGCCCGAGGGGCGGGGCGTCTTTCCGGGGATGACCGTCGAGGAAAACCTGGAGATGGGCTGCTACGCCCGGCCTTTCAAGAAGAAGACCGAACACGCCGCCGCGCTGGACCGGGTCTTCGAGTTGTTTCCGCGCTTGCGGGAGCGGCGCAAACAGGTCGGGGGCACGCTGTCCGGCGGCGAACAGCAGATGCTCGCCATCGGCCGCGCACTCATGGCCCGCCCGCGGCTGCTGCTCCTGGACGAGCCGTCCATGGGGTTGGCGCCGATGGTGATCCAGCAGATCTTCCGGATCATCGCCGAGATCAATGCCGGCGGGACCACCGTGCTGCTGGTGGAACAGAACGCCCGCCAGGCGCTGGCCCGCAGCGACCGGGCCTACATCCTGGAGACCGGGGCGGTCGTCAAAACCGGGCCCGGACGTGAGCTGCTGGACGATCCCGCGGTGCAGGCCGCCTATCTGGGCGTCGGCTGA
- the polA gene encoding DNA polymerase I gives MTPPTTAQPTTTADTSDSSGERPTLLLLDGHSLAYRAFYALPAENFQTVTGQTTNAVYGFTAMLINLLRDEKPTHVAAAFDVSRQTFRVDAFPEYKANRSATPDEFRGQVELTKEVLGALGIPVMAIEGYEADDIIATLTTQAAPQGYRVLIVTGDRDAIQLVGDDVTVLYPRKGVSELTRFTPEEVEKKYGLTPTQYPDYAALRGDPSDNLPGIPGVGEKTAAKWIREYGDLNTLVDKVDEVRGKVGDALRANLSSVVLNRQLTEMVREVPLPYTPDQLAQGAWNRERIHQLFDDLEFRVLRDRLFETLAPPTVEAESGFEISGQTLEPGSVADWLAEHAKGGARHGISLAGNGVPAAGDVRALAIAAADGESGYIDVTALTADDDAALGAWLADPTRGKALHEAKSALHALRGRGWRLAGLTSDTALAAYLVRPGQRSFNLDDLSLRYLHRELRTETEAAPQLSLLDAEDAVDAELAQNEMLRARAVADLADALDAELAKIESTPLLDEMELPLLGVLAELEDAGIAVDTDQLGQLQRQFADKVAEAANAAYDVIGKQINLGSPKQLQVVLFDELDMPKTKRTKTGYTTDADALESLYEKTEHPFLQHLLAHRDATRLKVTVDGLLKAVADDGRIHTTFNQTIAATGRLSSTEPNLQNIPIRTDTGRMIRDTFVVGAGYESLMTADYSQIEMRIMAHLSGDEGLIEAFNSGEDLHSFVASKAFDIPISEVTPELRRRIKAMSYGLAYGLSSYGLSAQLKISTQEAKEQMDIYFARFGGIRDYLHAVVEQARKVGYTQTLFGRRRYLPDLDHSNRQRREAAERMALNAPIQGTAADIIKVAMINVHTALTETELRSRMLLQIHDELVFEVAPGEQEPLRELALDKMSSAIELSVPLSVSVGVGRSWDSAAH, from the coding sequence GTGACCCCACCGACCACTGCGCAGCCGACGACCACCGCCGATACTTCCGATTCCTCGGGGGAACGGCCGACGCTGCTGCTACTGGACGGGCATTCGCTGGCCTACCGCGCTTTCTACGCACTGCCCGCGGAGAACTTCCAGACGGTCACCGGTCAGACCACCAACGCGGTGTACGGGTTCACCGCCATGCTCATCAACCTGCTGCGCGACGAGAAGCCCACCCATGTCGCGGCGGCCTTCGACGTATCCCGGCAGACTTTCCGGGTCGACGCGTTTCCGGAGTACAAGGCGAACCGGTCCGCGACACCCGATGAATTCCGCGGGCAGGTCGAGCTCACCAAGGAGGTCCTGGGCGCGCTCGGCATCCCGGTGATGGCGATCGAGGGATATGAGGCCGACGACATCATCGCCACCCTCACCACCCAGGCCGCCCCGCAGGGCTATCGGGTGCTCATCGTCACCGGCGACCGTGATGCGATCCAGCTGGTCGGTGACGACGTGACGGTGCTGTATCCGCGCAAGGGCGTCTCCGAGCTCACCCGGTTCACGCCCGAGGAGGTCGAGAAGAAATACGGCCTCACACCCACCCAGTACCCCGACTACGCCGCGTTGCGGGGCGACCCGAGCGACAATCTCCCCGGAATTCCCGGCGTGGGCGAGAAGACCGCCGCCAAATGGATCCGCGAATACGGTGACCTGAACACCCTGGTCGACAAGGTGGACGAGGTCCGCGGCAAGGTCGGCGACGCGCTGCGCGCCAATCTGAGCAGTGTGGTGCTCAACCGGCAGCTCACCGAGATGGTGCGGGAAGTCCCGCTGCCCTACACCCCCGACCAGCTGGCACAGGGGGCCTGGAACCGCGAGCGGATCCATCAGCTGTTCGACGATCTGGAATTCCGGGTGCTGCGCGACCGGCTCTTCGAGACCCTGGCCCCGCCCACCGTCGAGGCCGAATCGGGTTTCGAGATCAGCGGGCAGACGCTGGAACCGGGCAGTGTCGCGGATTGGCTCGCCGAACACGCGAAAGGCGGTGCCCGGCACGGGATTTCCCTGGCGGGTAACGGGGTGCCCGCCGCCGGAGACGTGCGTGCCCTCGCCATCGCGGCGGCGGACGGGGAGTCCGGCTATATCGACGTCACCGCTCTCACGGCGGACGACGATGCGGCGCTCGGCGCCTGGCTCGCCGACCCGACCCGCGGCAAGGCGCTGCACGAGGCCAAGAGCGCCCTGCACGCGCTGCGCGGTCGCGGCTGGAGGCTGGCCGGCCTCACCAGCGATACCGCGCTCGCGGCCTATCTGGTCCGGCCCGGCCAGCGCAGCTTCAACCTCGACGACCTGTCCCTGCGCTACCTGCACCGCGAACTGCGCACCGAAACCGAAGCGGCGCCGCAACTGTCACTGCTGGACGCCGAAGACGCGGTCGACGCGGAACTCGCGCAGAACGAAATGCTGCGCGCCCGCGCCGTCGCCGATCTGGCCGATGCGCTGGACGCGGAGCTCGCGAAGATCGAATCCACGCCACTGCTCGACGAGATGGAACTGCCACTGCTCGGCGTACTCGCCGAACTCGAGGACGCCGGAATCGCGGTCGACACCGATCAGCTCGGCCAATTGCAACGTCAGTTCGCCGATAAGGTCGCCGAGGCCGCGAACGCCGCCTACGACGTGATCGGCAAACAGATCAATCTGGGTTCCCCCAAACAGCTGCAGGTGGTCCTGTTCGACGAACTCGATATGCCGAAGACCAAACGCACCAAAACCGGTTACACGACCGACGCCGACGCGCTGGAATCGCTCTACGAGAAGACCGAGCACCCGTTCCTACAGCATCTGCTCGCGCACCGGGACGCCACCCGCCTCAAGGTCACCGTCGACGGTCTCTTGAAAGCCGTCGCCGACGACGGCCGGATCCACACCACCTTCAACCAGACCATCGCGGCCACCGGCCGGCTGTCGTCCACCGAACCCAACCTGCAGAACATCCCCATCCGCACCGATACCGGCCGGATGATCCGCGATACGTTCGTGGTGGGCGCGGGCTACGAATCGCTGATGACCGCCGACTACAGCCAGATCGAGATGCGGATCATGGCGCATCTGTCCGGCGACGAAGGCCTGATCGAAGCGTTCAACTCCGGCGAGGACCTGCACAGCTTCGTCGCCTCCAAAGCCTTCGACATCCCGATCTCGGAGGTCACCCCCGAACTGCGGCGGCGGATCAAGGCGATGTCCTACGGACTGGCCTACGGGCTGAGCTCCTACGGCCTGTCCGCGCAGCTCAAGATCAGCACGCAGGAGGCGAAGGAGCAGATGGACATCTACTTCGCCCGGTTCGGCGGAATCCGCGACTATCTGCACGCCGTCGTGGAGCAGGCCCGCAAGGTCGGCTACACGCAGACCCTCTTCGGTCGCCGCCGCTACCTGCCCGACTTGGACCACAGCAACCGTCAGCGCCGCGAAGCCGCCGAACGGATGGCCCTCAATGCCCCGATCCAGGGCACGGCCGCCGATATCATCAAGGTCGCGATGATCAACGTGCACACCGCGCTCACCGAGACCGAACTCCGCTCCCGGATGCTGCTGCAGATCCACGACGAATTGGTCTTCGAGGTCGCGCCCGGCGAACAGGAACCGCTGCGGGAACTCGCGCTGGACAAGATGTCCTCGGCCATCGAACTCTCTGTACCGCTGAGTGTTTCGGTGGGCGTGGGCCGCAGTTGGGACTCGGCGGCCCACTGA
- a CDS encoding 2-keto-3-deoxygluconate kinase has translation MTTLILENDTLTTAAPRSLRTECAELSAAQFHDRYGECDGPIRLAGWSSTGARDGAFVATLQFAGWSRSVVAAGSPIAAMTSALYESGYPVEILRFHQRRTPAGTATFVQCECDGRRGWGAALAADGAESSVRAMIASVNRLGALR, from the coding sequence ATGACCACACTGATTCTGGAAAACGACACCCTGACCACGGCCGCCCCTCGTAGTCTGCGCACCGAGTGCGCGGAATTGAGCGCGGCGCAATTCCACGACCGATACGGCGAATGCGACGGTCCGATCCGGCTCGCGGGCTGGTCGTCCACCGGCGCGCGCGACGGCGCGTTCGTCGCCACCCTCCAATTCGCGGGCTGGTCCCGCTCGGTCGTGGCGGCGGGTAGTCCGATCGCCGCCATGACCTCTGCCCTCTACGAGTCGGGCTACCCCGTCGAGATCCTGCGGTTCCATCAGCGACGGACTCCGGCGGGAACCGCGACCTTCGTGCAATGTGAGTGCGACGGCCGTCGCGGTTGGGGCGCCGCCCTCGCCGCGGACGGGGCGGAGTCGTCGGTGCGGGCGATGATCGCGAGCGTCAACCGCCTCGGCGCCCTGCGCTGA
- the trxA gene encoding thioredoxin — MATQTLTQQNFDDVVTSNDVVLVDFWASWCGPCRSFAPTYDASSDKHPDVVHGKVDTEAEQGLAAAANIQSIPTIMAFREGVLVFAQPGALPPAALEDLVSQVKELDMDEVRKQLAEQQSANGEVAE, encoded by the coding sequence ATGGCCACCCAGACGCTGACGCAGCAGAATTTCGATGATGTAGTCACCAGCAACGACGTGGTACTCGTCGACTTCTGGGCTTCCTGGTGCGGACCGTGCCGCAGTTTCGCCCCGACCTACGACGCGTCGTCGGACAAGCATCCCGACGTCGTGCACGGCAAGGTCGATACCGAGGCCGAACAGGGCCTGGCCGCGGCCGCCAATATCCAGTCCATCCCGACCATCATGGCCTTCCGCGAAGGCGTACTCGTCTTCGCGCAGCCGGGAGCGCTGCCGCCCGCGGCGCTCGAAGATCTGGTGTCCCAGGTCAAGGAGCTCGATATGGACGAGGTCCGCAAACAACTCGCCGAACAACAGTCGGCCAACGGCGAAGTGGCCGAATAG
- a CDS encoding 2'-5' RNA ligase family protein, translating into MVQSVELLLDDAAERRIRREWELLAEAGLPGLGQGRRDSDTESHRPHITVAVARQIWPRIEQDLDRLPFRPFPVRVGGVLVFGARRPILVRAVVPSEQLLAWHRRVYQVVEPCPDIPANLRPNHWMPHITLARRILPQRIGEAVAAVAADRDITATVVGIRRWDGDQRRAWAVAEHS; encoded by the coding sequence ATGGTGCAGTCGGTGGAATTACTGCTCGACGACGCGGCGGAACGGCGTATCCGGCGCGAGTGGGAACTGCTCGCCGAAGCGGGCCTGCCCGGACTCGGGCAGGGCAGGCGCGACAGTGACACCGAAAGCCACCGGCCGCATATCACCGTCGCGGTAGCACGACAGATCTGGCCGCGGATCGAACAGGACCTGGACCGCTTGCCCTTCCGTCCGTTTCCGGTGCGCGTCGGGGGAGTCCTGGTGTTCGGGGCCCGCCGGCCGATCCTGGTGCGGGCGGTGGTGCCCTCGGAACAGCTGCTGGCATGGCATCGGCGGGTGTACCAGGTGGTGGAGCCGTGCCCCGACATCCCGGCCAACCTGCGGCCGAACCACTGGATGCCGCATATCACCCTGGCCCGCCGGATCCTCCCGCAACGGATCGGCGAGGCAGTGGCGGCGGTCGCCGCCGACCGGGATATCACCGCGACCGTGGTGGGCATCCGGCGCTGGGACGGCGACCAGCGCCGGGCGTGGGCGGTCGCCGAACACAGCTGA
- a CDS encoding ABC transporter substrate-binding protein has translation MLCGLAGAVLVAGCVTNIEDTGPVPPKVAVRTVDALAARVPPDVAAAGEVVVGVNVPYQPNEYRDRHGAIVGFDIDLMDAVTAVLGIRARYTESAFEKIIPAVQAGTNDIGMSSITDSVEREEQVDFVTYFSAGVQWAQRTGHPVDPENACGRRVAVQATTVEHIEEVPAKSERCVAAGKDPIIIDAFDEQSAVTNALVLGQVDAMSADSPVAAYAIKRTDGKIEPAGPVFDSAPYGWAVPKGSPLGPVLRDAVQYLMDNGQYRKITENWGVQAGALRTSVINGARS, from the coding sequence ATGCTGTGCGGGCTGGCGGGCGCGGTGCTGGTCGCCGGATGCGTGACCAATATCGAAGACACGGGGCCGGTTCCGCCGAAAGTGGCGGTGCGGACCGTGGACGCGCTCGCCGCGCGGGTGCCACCCGATGTCGCGGCCGCCGGTGAGGTGGTGGTCGGGGTCAATGTGCCGTATCAACCGAACGAGTACCGCGACCGGCACGGTGCGATCGTGGGTTTCGATATCGATCTGATGGACGCGGTCACCGCGGTGCTCGGAATCCGCGCCCGCTACACGGAATCGGCGTTCGAGAAGATCATTCCCGCGGTGCAGGCCGGGACCAACGACATCGGGATGTCCTCGATCACCGATTCGGTGGAACGGGAGGAACAGGTGGATTTCGTCACCTATTTCAGTGCCGGGGTCCAGTGGGCCCAGCGCACCGGCCACCCTGTCGATCCGGAGAACGCCTGCGGCAGAAGGGTCGCTGTGCAGGCGACCACGGTGGAGCACATCGAAGAGGTCCCGGCCAAGAGCGAACGCTGCGTCGCGGCGGGGAAGGACCCGATCATCATCGACGCGTTCGACGAACAGAGTGCGGTCACCAACGCGCTGGTACTCGGGCAGGTCGACGCGATGTCGGCGGATTCCCCGGTGGCCGCCTACGCCATCAAACGGACCGACGGCAAGATCGAACCGGCCGGGCCGGTGTTCGATTCGGCCCCGTACGGATGGGCCGTCCCGAAGGGTTCGCCGTTGGGGCCCGTGCTGCGCGACGCGGTGCAGTACCTGATGGACAACGGGCAGTACCGGAAGATCACCGAGAACTGGGGCGTCCAGGCGGGTGCCCTGCGCACTTCCGTGATCAACGGCGCGAGGAGTTGA
- a CDS encoding amino acid ABC transporter permease encodes MTADSNVTAGAASEPKPIEAIPLRHPGRWASAVVILALAGLFVYGAATNPAYHWDVYWRYLRDSRIAAGAVVTLELTVLAMVIAVVLGTLLAVMRLSPNPVLRATAWVYLWVFRGTPVYVQLVFWGLVPSLYQNVAFGVPFGPRLLEVDVQSLQAGFAFAVIGLGLNEAAYMAEIVRAGISSVGEGQREASTALGMSWSQTMRRTVLPQAMRVIIPPTGNNLISMLKTTSLVTAIPLSTDLFGRARDIYGVNFLPIPLLLVTATWYLAITSVLMVGQYYLEKYYSRGISRQLTAKQLQELADAQGKARSK; translated from the coding sequence ATGACCGCCGATTCGAATGTGACCGCCGGTGCGGCGTCCGAGCCGAAGCCGATCGAGGCGATACCGCTGCGCCATCCGGGGCGGTGGGCGTCGGCGGTGGTCATCCTGGCGCTGGCCGGCCTGTTCGTCTACGGCGCCGCCACCAACCCCGCCTACCACTGGGACGTGTACTGGCGGTACCTGCGGGATTCCCGCATCGCCGCGGGCGCCGTGGTCACCTTGGAACTCACTGTGCTCGCGATGGTGATCGCCGTCGTGCTGGGCACGCTGCTGGCAGTGATGCGTTTATCGCCGAACCCGGTGTTGCGGGCGACGGCGTGGGTGTACCTCTGGGTGTTCCGCGGCACCCCGGTGTATGTGCAACTGGTGTTCTGGGGGCTGGTCCCGTCGCTGTACCAGAACGTCGCGTTCGGTGTGCCGTTCGGTCCGCGCCTGCTCGAGGTCGATGTCCAGAGCTTGCAGGCCGGGTTCGCGTTCGCGGTGATCGGGCTGGGACTCAATGAGGCCGCGTACATGGCCGAGATCGTGCGCGCCGGGATCAGCTCGGTCGGGGAAGGCCAGCGCGAGGCCTCGACGGCGCTCGGTATGTCCTGGTCGCAGACCATGCGCCGGACAGTGCTGCCGCAGGCCATGCGGGTGATCATCCCGCCGACCGGCAACAACCTCATCAGCATGCTGAAGACCACATCGCTGGTCACCGCGATCCCGTTGAGCACCGATCTGTTCGGCCGGGCCCGCGATATCTACGGAGTGAACTTCCTGCCGATCCCGTTGCTGCTGGTCACCGCGACCTGGTATCTGGCGATCACCAGCGTGCTGATGGTCGGCCAGTACTACCTGGAGAAATACTATTCGCGCGGGATATCCCGGCAGTTGACCGCGAAACAGCTCCAGGAACTGGCAGACGCGCAGGGGAAGGCACGGTCGAAATGA
- a CDS encoding amino acid ABC transporter ATP-binding protein: MSATSAEPMVRADRVCKSFGALRVLNGISLEVRRGQVLCLIGPSGSGKSTFLRCINHLEQVDAGRLYVDGELVGYREKGGRLYELHPGEAARQRREIGMVFQHFNLFPHRTVLANIIEAPTQVKRVRKAVAVSRARELLDRVGLADKATAYPAQLSGGQQQRVAIARALAMDPKLMLFDEPTSALDPELVGEVLTVMRELADSGMTMVVVTHEMGFAREVADQLVFMDGGVVVEAGPPGDLLAAPEHERTKAFLSRLL; this comes from the coding sequence ATGAGTGCGACGAGTGCGGAGCCGATGGTTCGCGCGGACCGGGTCTGCAAGAGTTTCGGGGCGCTGCGGGTGCTCAACGGGATCTCGCTGGAAGTCCGGCGCGGGCAGGTGCTGTGTCTGATCGGGCCGTCGGGCTCGGGAAAATCCACCTTCCTGCGCTGTATCAACCATCTGGAACAGGTCGACGCGGGCCGGTTGTACGTGGACGGTGAACTGGTCGGCTACCGCGAGAAGGGTGGCAGGCTCTACGAGCTGCACCCCGGAGAGGCCGCGCGGCAGCGGCGCGAGATCGGCATGGTGTTCCAGCATTTCAATCTGTTCCCGCATCGCACTGTGCTCGCCAACATCATCGAGGCGCCCACCCAGGTCAAGCGAGTCCGCAAGGCCGTCGCGGTGTCCAGGGCGAGGGAACTGCTGGATCGGGTCGGGCTGGCGGACAAGGCCACGGCCTATCCGGCGCAGTTGTCCGGTGGCCAGCAGCAGCGCGTGGCGATCGCCCGCGCGCTCGCGATGGACCCGAAATTGATGCTGTTCGACGAGCCCACCTCCGCGCTGGATCCGGAACTGGTCGGCGAAGTGCTCACGGTGATGCGCGAACTCGCCGATTCCGGGATGACGATGGTCGTGGTCACCCACGAGATGGGTTTCGCACGCGAGGTCGCCGACCAGTTGGTGTTCATGGACGGAGGAGTGGTGGTGGAGGCCGGGCCGCCCGGTGATCTGCTGGCGGCCCCGGAACACGAGCGCACCAAGGCTTTTCTTTCCCGCCTGCTGTAG